One Hordeum vulgare subsp. vulgare chromosome 4H, MorexV3_pseudomolecules_assembly, whole genome shotgun sequence DNA window includes the following coding sequences:
- the LOC123447492 gene encoding uncharacterized protein LOC123447492, whose translation MGKTSQRRATQIQENNFGCTWGLIRMFYSRRDPKLILDRKQGSRRHSFSGFAARGHSRKKSRDFEEPDQDADNMEECSTTKPTVKRLMEGELGKLKQSKKIPKDEVQRILADLGHDVCLDKDTMQNGKPNGVASPDADIGIASSSGSLDPGGSKFMRQAEEDGLELALSDLLGHVYKYHDEGPHDDCRNKSELYPELESIIHTKLNEYRNPPCDLAYDRTPVREEKQLVDNKHICNRHVGARLEPKNVFEKTNIFEDTKASKQHELSIRTKNKESRNIFFWKKDKSSRTHAPEGRSSQPVNKIVILKPNLRRGFDPTVATASTYLHRQSGGIQAPEYSAAECSTFSVKEVRRRFRIVTGETRKGRPTMNEDDVQRDACLLRDSFTIIKDSRQAPPATDKNDVRSSNSSKHKRINHSLGGFNSDVSTSKDASTFYAEAKKHLTEILKDNSHTGKDPSPAVQVPRSLVGMLSLPQCSTPSSPGTTPRVQDCIEHSHVEKNSCAIHKTEGEESAEEGNKSEEDSGNAECGTSEAPVEQADQERHDYKEEDTQQGAELDVVCSEEIDNPDDSEKSRNAQCIPTEQDRYNSPLETMEGAEPGKGQDESFTGSPKNSLEMLDEREPETPRPIASVELIEQVNYIKQEQPSPVSVLDPLFHEDVGSPENKGTIKCELHQDVSSPHQYYQDDGSSDLEEIFWEDRDVRLGYIETVLELSELCTYQDLDVWYLEDELIRPCLFEELHQGSHQTDDLKLFFDCICEAIAAVQGKHFGNPHCLSFVRQNIQAPPVGQSLISEINKHIEGHLCYEFPSTLNQLVSVDLEEGTWMSLRSESEETVVDIWEFILDELLEDVAYDLWM comes from the exons ATGGGGAAGACGAGCCAGAGACGGGCTACGCAGATCCAGGAGAACAACTTCGGCTGCACCTGGGGCCTCATCCGCATGTTCTACTCTCGCCGCGACCCCAAGCTCATCCTCGACAGGAAGCAAGGGAGCAGAAGGCACTCCTTCAGCGGCTTTGCTG CAAGAGGGCACTCGAGAAAGAAGTCCAGGGATTTTGAGGAACCAGACCAAGACGCAGAT AACATGGAGGAATGCAGTACGACGAAGCCAACTGTTAAAAGACTTATGGAGGGCGAGTTGGGCAAGCTAAAACAGTCAAAGAAGATTCCAAAGGATGAAGTTCAAAGAATATTGGCTGACCTGGGACATGATGTCTGTCTGGACAAAGATACAATGCAAAACGGCAAACCAAATGGCGTTGCAAGTCCCGACGCAGACATCGGCATTGCTTCTTCCTCTGGATCCCTCGATCCCGGTGGTTCAAAGTTCATGAGACAGGCAGAAGAAGATGGCCTTGAGCTTGCTTTGTCAGATTTGCTGGGACATGTCTATAAGTACCACGATGAAGGGCCGCATGATGACTGCAGGAATAAGAGTGAACTATACCCTGAATTAGAGTCCATTATCCATACAAAGCTTAATGAGTATAGGAATCCTCCCTGTGATCTTGCTTATGATAGAACTCCGGTGCGCGAGGAAAAGCAGCTTGTTGACAACAAACATATTTGCAACAGACATGTAGGGGCCAGGTTAGAGCCCAAGAATGTTTTTGAAAAAACTAACATTTTCGAAGATACAAAGGCTTCAAAGCAGCATGAGTTGTCTATCAGAACAAAGAATAAAGAGAGCAGGAATATATTTTTTTGGAAGAAAGATAAATCAAGCAGAACACATGCACCAGAGGGAAGGTCTTCTCAGCCAGTTAACAAAATAGTTATACTGAAGCCAAATCTAAGGAGAGGATTTGACCCTACAGTAGCAACTGCATCGACATACTTACATCGGCAATCAGGTGGAATTCAAGCTCCAGAATACAGTGCAGCTGAATGTTCGACATTTTCAGTTAAGGAAGTCAGGAGGAGATTCAGGATCGTGACCGGAGAAACTAGAAAAGGAAGACCCACAATGAACGAAGATGATGTACAAAGAGACGCGTGTTTGCTCAGAGACTCATTTACAATTATAAAGGATTCCAGACAGGCCCCTCCAGCTACTGATAAAAATGACGTTCGATCTTCAAACAGCAGTAAACACAAGCGGATAAATCATTCACTAGGTGGCTTCAACAGCGACGTATCTACCTCAAAGGATGCATCCACCTTCTACGCAGAAGCTAAAAAACATTTAACAGAAATTCTGAAGGACAATAGTCATACTGGCAAGGATCCAAGTCCAGCAGTTCAGGTCCCAAGGTCCTTGGTAGGAATGCTTTCCCTCCCTCAATGCAGTACCCCATCATCACCTGGGACTACCCCAAGGGTACAAGATTGCATTGAACATTCACATGTAGAGAAAAATAGCTGTGCCATACACAAGACCGAGGGGGAAGAATCTGCAGAAGAAGGAAATAAATCAGAGGAAGATTCAGGGAATGCTGAATGTGGTACTAGTGAAGCACCGGTTGAACAAGCTGATCAGGAAAGACACGATTACAAGGAAGAAGACACACAACAAG GTGCCGAACTTGATGTCGTTTGTTCAGAAGAAATTgacaatccggatgactctgaaaaATCCCGGAATGCACAATGTATCCCAACAGAGCAAGACAGATATAACTCACCCCTA gaaacgaTGGAAGGAGCAGAACCAGGTAAAGGGCAAGATGAGAGTTTTACAGGCTCCCCTAAGAATTCTCTTGAGATGCTAGATGAGCGAGAGCCAGAAACTCCCAGACCAATCGCGTCGGTTGAGCTGATAGAACAAGTGAACTATATAAAGCAGGAGCAACCCAGTCCTGTGTCTGTTCTTGATCCATTATTCCATGAAGATGTCGGCAGCCCTGAAAATAAGGGCACGATAAAAT GTGAGCTGCACCAAGATGTCTCGAGTCCCCACCAGTACTACCAAGACGATGGATCATCAGACCTAGAAGAGATCTTCTGGGAGGACAGGGATGTCAGGTTAGGTTACATAGAGACAGTGCTGGAGCTATCAGAATTATGCACATACCAGGACTTAGATGTATGGTATCTAGAAGATGAATTGATCAGACCTTGCCTGTTTGAAGAACTACATCAGGGCAGTCATCAAACAGATGATCTGAAGCTCTTCTTTGACTGCATCTGTGAAGCTATAGCAGCAGTACAGGGGAAACACTTTGGAAACCCCCATTGCTTATCTTTTGTCAGACAAAACATACAGGCGCCTCCAGTGGGACAGAGCCTCATCTCAGAAATAAACAAGCACATTGAGGGCCATCTCTGTTATGAATTTCCAAGCACATTGAACCAGCTAGTTAGTGTGGATCTGGAAGAGGGGACTTGGATGAGTCTCCGGTCGGAAAGCGAGGAGACTGTTGTGGATATATGGGAATTCATACTGGATGAACTGTTAGAAGATGTCGCTTATGACTTGTGGATGTAG